From the genome of Bradyrhizobium sp. SZCCHNS1050, one region includes:
- a CDS encoding glucose 1-dehydrogenase, producing the protein MAGRFDLSGKVAIVTGGNGGIGLGMARGLADAGADIAVVGRNETKSRAAVADLAGRGGRAIAVTADVSDKDDVAAMVARVTSELGRIDILINNAGMSIRKPPHVLELEEWQQVIDTNLTSAFLCSKAAYPALKANGGGKIINIGSMLSIFGASFAPAYAASKGGIVQYTRACACAWAPDNIQVNAILPGWIDTDLTRAARSQIDGLHDRVLARTPAARWGDIDDFAGIATFLSSPASDFVTGTAIPVDGGYSIMA; encoded by the coding sequence ATGGCGGGCCGTTTCGACCTGAGTGGCAAGGTTGCGATCGTGACGGGAGGCAACGGCGGAATCGGCTTGGGGATGGCGCGCGGGCTTGCCGATGCCGGCGCCGACATTGCCGTGGTCGGCCGCAACGAAACCAAGTCACGGGCGGCGGTGGCTGATCTCGCCGGTCGCGGCGGCCGTGCCATCGCCGTCACAGCCGACGTCAGCGACAAGGACGACGTCGCCGCCATGGTCGCGCGCGTGACCAGCGAGCTCGGTCGCATCGACATCCTCATCAACAATGCCGGCATGAGCATCCGCAAGCCGCCGCACGTGCTCGAGCTGGAGGAGTGGCAGCAGGTGATCGACACCAATCTCACCAGCGCGTTCCTGTGCTCGAAGGCCGCCTACCCGGCCCTCAAGGCGAACGGCGGCGGCAAGATCATCAACATCGGCTCGATGCTGTCGATCTTCGGCGCCAGCTTCGCGCCGGCCTATGCGGCCAGCAAGGGCGGCATCGTGCAGTACACGCGCGCCTGTGCCTGCGCCTGGGCGCCCGACAACATCCAGGTCAACGCGATCTTGCCGGGCTGGATCGACACCGACCTGACGCGCGCGGCGCGCAGCCAGATCGACGGCCTGCACGACCGCGTGCTGGCGCGCACGCCCGCGGCACGGTGGGGCGACATCGACGACTTCGCCGGCATCGCGACGTTCTTGAGCTCGCCGGCCTCGGACTTCGTCACCGGCACAGCCATTCCCGTCGATGGTGGCTATTCGATCATGGCCTAG
- a CDS encoding caspase domain-containing protein has protein sequence MRSMRTWLACGLAMLAVVLAPAAARAEKRVALVIGNNDYRFVPKLQKAVNDARTMGDTLKQLGFNVMVAENLNRQQFSQTLLAFDNAVEPGDTAFFFYAGHGFEIAGQNFLLPTDVPAATEGQEELVRDASILADRVIERLQNKKARTSILVFDACRNNPFERSGTRAVAGGGGLAPMTQLPEGVFSVFSAGPRQTALDRLSNDDVNPNSVFTRTFAKELTQPGVNLVQVAQRTRRLVSELAETVRHKQIPVYFDQMVDDVFLNGMAKGPAAADKPAEPQQKLAALPPVSAPRIPPANESLNAPIAMFSRHNGGWTVTFSIADPTLGISWRMGEAGEFRETGFMDVLDPRTRKRMPNPSIQLPSDAPAGTIQVRYVDASGEMQGPFPIRFEPEAALVHDQRKILDMTATSWLSFREFNGLLVYYTHLMSYRCAIREVRIGIDTAVPDKVLNMPGCDMRDPIAIPSNATPYLKLPPATKFVSVELTYRDGSVSEIKSFRR, from the coding sequence ATGAGATCGATGCGGACGTGGCTGGCGTGCGGGCTGGCGATGCTGGCAGTGGTTCTGGCGCCGGCCGCCGCGCGTGCCGAGAAGCGCGTTGCGCTCGTGATCGGCAACAACGACTACCGCTTCGTGCCGAAGCTGCAGAAGGCCGTCAACGACGCGCGGACGATGGGCGACACGCTGAAGCAACTCGGCTTCAATGTCATGGTCGCGGAGAATCTCAATCGCCAGCAGTTCAGCCAGACACTGCTGGCGTTCGACAACGCCGTCGAGCCGGGCGACACTGCGTTCTTCTTCTATGCCGGTCACGGCTTCGAAATCGCCGGTCAGAACTTCCTGTTGCCGACCGACGTGCCCGCGGCCACCGAAGGCCAGGAAGAGCTGGTACGCGACGCCTCGATCCTCGCGGACCGCGTCATCGAGCGGCTGCAGAACAAGAAGGCGCGCACCTCGATCCTGGTGTTCGACGCCTGCCGCAACAATCCGTTCGAACGCTCGGGCACGCGCGCGGTGGCGGGCGGGGGTGGCCTGGCGCCGATGACGCAGTTGCCGGAAGGCGTATTCTCAGTGTTCTCGGCCGGTCCGCGCCAGACCGCGCTCGACCGGCTCTCCAACGATGACGTCAATCCAAACTCGGTGTTCACGCGCACCTTCGCCAAGGAGCTGACGCAGCCCGGCGTCAATCTGGTGCAGGTGGCGCAACGCACCCGCCGGCTGGTCAGCGAGCTCGCCGAGACCGTGCGGCACAAGCAGATTCCGGTCTATTTCGACCAGATGGTCGACGATGTCTTTCTCAACGGCATGGCGAAGGGGCCGGCTGCAGCCGACAAGCCGGCCGAGCCGCAGCAGAAGCTGGCGGCACTGCCTCCCGTCTCGGCGCCGCGCATTCCGCCGGCGAACGAGAGCCTGAACGCACCGATTGCGATGTTCTCGCGCCACAATGGCGGCTGGACCGTCACCTTCTCGATCGCCGATCCGACGCTCGGCATTTCCTGGCGCATGGGTGAGGCAGGAGAGTTTCGCGAGACCGGCTTCATGGACGTGCTCGATCCGCGCACGCGCAAGCGCATGCCCAATCCCTCGATCCAGCTGCCGTCGGATGCGCCCGCGGGCACCATCCAGGTCCGCTATGTCGATGCATCGGGCGAGATGCAGGGACCGTTCCCGATCCGCTTCGAGCCGGAGGCCGCGCTGGTGCATGACCAGCGCAAGATCCTCGACATGACCGCGACGAGCTGGCTGTCGTTCCGCGAGTTCAACGGTCTCCTGGTCTACTACACGCACCTGATGTCGTATCGCTGCGCCATCCGCGAGGTCCGCATCGGCATCGACACGGCGGTGCCGGACAAGGTCCTCAACATGCCCGGCTGCGACATGCGCGATCCCATTGCGATTCCCTCCAACGCCACGCCCTATTTGAAGCTGCCGCCAGCGACGAAGTTCGTCTCGGTGGAGTTGACCTATCGCGACGGCAGCGTCTCCGAAATCAAGAGCTTTCGACGCTGA
- a CDS encoding porin family protein yields MKKFLLAATALVAITGAASAADLAARPYVKAPMMPVAPSWTGFYIFGGAGGGIWDADSHTNFNGVPVTIDQRVGGDGFLGTVGAGYDWQVNPTWVFGVFADGQFGSLRGTLQDQFAALTGRIKMETAWAAGARVGYLVAPNVLSYVNAGYSGSHWSGTGLTTLTGAASGFHTDSFNRNGWFVGGGVENNLNIFGISAPGWFMKTEYRAAYYDRKDVAVRTDVGNLATTDSVSFKPWVQTISTSLVYRFNWTGPAVKY; encoded by the coding sequence ATGAAGAAGTTTTTGCTTGCTGCCACTGCGCTGGTTGCGATCACGGGTGCCGCCTCAGCTGCTGATCTGGCGGCTCGCCCCTACGTGAAGGCTCCGATGATGCCGGTGGCGCCGAGCTGGACCGGCTTCTACATCTTCGGTGGCGCCGGCGGCGGTATCTGGGATGCCGACTCGCACACCAACTTCAACGGCGTGCCGGTGACGATCGATCAGCGCGTCGGCGGCGACGGCTTCCTCGGCACGGTCGGTGCAGGCTATGACTGGCAGGTCAATCCGACCTGGGTCTTCGGCGTGTTCGCTGATGGCCAGTTCGGCAGCCTGCGTGGCACCTTGCAGGATCAGTTCGCTGCCCTGACCGGCCGCATCAAGATGGAAACCGCCTGGGCCGCTGGCGCCCGCGTCGGTTACCTGGTTGCGCCGAACGTGCTGTCATACGTCAACGCGGGCTACTCCGGTTCGCACTGGTCGGGCACCGGCCTGACCACCCTCACCGGCGCGGCCTCCGGTTTCCACACCGACTCGTTCAACCGCAATGGCTGGTTCGTCGGCGGCGGCGTCGAGAACAACCTGAACATCTTCGGCATCTCGGCGCCGGGCTGGTTCATGAAGACCGAATATCGCGCTGCCTATTACGACCGCAAGGACGTCGCGGTCCGCACCGACGTCGGCAACCTCGCAACGACCGACTCGGTCAGCTTCAAGCCGTGGGTGCAGACCATCAGCACCTCGCTGGTCTATCGCTTCAACTGGACCGGCCCGGCCGTCAAGTACTGA
- a CDS encoding DEAD/DEAH box helicase: MSFSNLGLSDKVLAAVAATGYTTPTPIQEQAIPHVLARRDVLGIAQTGTGKTAAFVLPMLTILEKGRARARMPRTLILEPTRELAAQVKENFDRYGAGQKLNVALLIGGVSFGDQDAKLTRGVDVLIATPGRLLDHTERGGLLLTGVELLVIDEADRMLDMGFIPDIERICKLVPFTRQTLFFTATMPPEIRRITETFLHNPQKVEVSKPATTAVTVTQLQVPSGREAHQKREVLRRLLRNAKDLNNAIIFCNRKRDVAIVHKSLQKHGFSVGALHGDMDQSARTAALDQFRKGELPLLVASDVAARGLDIPEVSHVFNFDVPHHSDDYVHRIGRTGRAGRTGTAISIVAPADQKSMVAIEKLIGQGIPTIEGDYEVQESSGDEDTRERRPRDAARRGSRGKARERDAAPRERDPAPREREPRAAAPRAAQANSPRPAPSARKEQPRNEQPRNEARRPRRDHDNEPADHSHLPAFLLRPVRAPLP, from the coding sequence ATGTCTTTTTCCAATCTCGGCTTGTCCGACAAGGTGTTGGCTGCAGTTGCGGCCACTGGTTACACCACCCCGACCCCCATTCAGGAACAGGCGATTCCTCATGTGCTGGCGCGCCGCGACGTGCTCGGCATCGCCCAGACCGGCACCGGCAAGACCGCCGCTTTCGTCCTGCCGATGCTCACGATCCTTGAGAAGGGCCGCGCCCGCGCCCGAATGCCGCGCACCCTGATCCTGGAGCCGACCCGTGAGCTGGCCGCCCAGGTCAAAGAGAACTTCGATCGCTACGGCGCCGGACAGAAGCTCAACGTCGCCCTGTTGATCGGTGGCGTCTCCTTCGGCGACCAGGACGCCAAGCTGACCCGCGGGGTCGACGTGCTGATCGCCACGCCAGGCCGACTGCTCGATCATACGGAACGCGGCGGATTGCTGCTCACGGGCGTGGAGCTTCTGGTCATCGACGAAGCCGACCGCATGCTCGACATGGGCTTCATCCCCGACATCGAGCGCATCTGCAAGCTCGTCCCCTTCACCCGCCAGACCCTGTTCTTCACCGCGACCATGCCGCCGGAAATCCGGCGCATCACCGAAACCTTCCTGCACAACCCGCAGAAGGTCGAGGTCTCCAAGCCGGCCACGACCGCCGTCACCGTGACCCAGTTGCAGGTCCCGTCCGGACGCGAGGCGCATCAGAAGCGCGAGGTGCTGCGCAGGCTGTTGCGGAACGCCAAGGATCTCAACAACGCGATCATCTTCTGCAACCGCAAGCGCGACGTCGCCATCGTTCACAAGTCGCTGCAGAAGCACGGCTTCAGTGTTGGCGCCCTGCACGGCGACATGGACCAGTCGGCCCGCACCGCGGCGCTCGATCAATTCCGCAAGGGCGAACTGCCCTTGCTCGTCGCCTCCGACGTCGCCGCACGCGGCCTCGACATTCCCGAAGTCAGCCACGTCTTCAATTTCGACGTGCCGCATCATTCCGACGACTACGTTCACCGCATTGGCCGTACCGGCCGCGCCGGACGGACCGGCACGGCAATCTCGATCGTGGCCCCGGCCGACCAGAAGTCGATGGTCGCCATCGAGAAGCTGATCGGACAGGGCATTCCGACGATCGAGGGTGACTACGAAGTGCAGGAGTCCTCGGGCGACGAGGATACGCGTGAGCGACGTCCGCGTGACGCCGCGCGTCGCGGCAGCCGCGGCAAGGCCCGGGAGCGCGATGCGGCCCCGCGCGAGCGTGATCCAGCCCCGCGGGAGCGCGAGCCGCGCGCGGCAGCTCCGCGCGCCGCACAGGCAAATTCTCCGCGGCCTGCGCCGAGCGCTCGCAAGGAACAGCCTCGCAACGAACAGCCTCGCAATGAAGC
- the parE gene encoding DNA topoisomerase IV subunit B, producing the protein MGKPLKSAAKAKAKGVTDPLAAFAAKGKAPAKPAARSASAEGDYTARDIEVLEGLEPVRRRPGMYIGGTDEKALHHLFAEVIDNSMDEALAGHATFIEVELDAEGFLTVTDNGRGIPIDPHPKFPKKSALEIIMCTLHAGGKFDSKVYETSGGLHGVGISVVNALSTRLEVEVARNQKLYRMVFERGHPKGKLEEVGKVANRRGTRVRFQPDPTIFGAKATFKPQRLFKMARSKAYLFGGVEIRWKCDPSLLKGIEDVQAEATFHFPGGLKDYLAAAIHADTLVHPDIFAGKSGRTGGHGGCEWAVAWTADADGFLSSYCNTIPTPDGGTHESGIRSALLRGLKDHAERVGQGKRSANITSEDIMAGAAIMLSVFVREPEFQGQTKDRLATAEAQRIVEQAVKDPFDHWLSGNPVQANRLLDFVIERAEERIRRRQEKETARKTATKKLRLPGKLADCTDAGTEGSELFIVEGDSAGGSAKQARDRKKQAVLPLRGKILNVASAGKDKLTANAQLADLVMAIGAGTGTSYREEDLRYQRIIIMTDADVDGAHIASLLITFFYRQMRPLIDEGHLYLAVPPLYRLTHGSKTFYARDDAHRDELLKREFNANAKVEIGRFKGLGEMMPAQLKETTMDPAKRTLLRVVLLAEDRDGTADSVERLMGTKAEARFAFISEKAEFASDELLDV; encoded by the coding sequence ATGGGTAAGCCGTTGAAATCAGCTGCAAAAGCCAAGGCCAAGGGCGTCACGGACCCGTTGGCGGCGTTCGCCGCCAAGGGCAAGGCTCCGGCCAAGCCAGCCGCCCGCTCGGCGAGTGCCGAGGGCGATTACACTGCCCGTGACATCGAGGTCCTCGAGGGCCTGGAGCCGGTGCGGCGCCGCCCCGGCATGTATATCGGCGGCACCGACGAAAAGGCGCTGCACCACCTGTTTGCCGAGGTCATCGACAACTCGATGGACGAGGCGCTGGCCGGCCACGCCACCTTCATCGAGGTCGAGCTCGACGCCGAAGGCTTCCTCACCGTGACCGACAACGGCCGCGGCATTCCTATCGATCCCCATCCCAAGTTTCCGAAGAAGTCGGCGCTCGAAATCATCATGTGCACGCTGCACGCGGGCGGCAAGTTCGACTCCAAGGTCTACGAGACCTCGGGCGGCCTGCACGGCGTCGGCATCTCCGTGGTGAACGCGCTGTCGACCCGGCTCGAGGTCGAGGTCGCTCGCAACCAGAAGCTCTACCGCATGGTGTTCGAACGCGGACATCCCAAGGGCAAGCTCGAGGAGGTCGGCAAGGTCGCCAACCGGCGCGGCACACGGGTGCGTTTCCAACCCGACCCGACCATCTTCGGCGCCAAGGCGACGTTCAAGCCGCAGCGCCTGTTCAAGATGGCGCGCTCGAAAGCCTATCTGTTCGGCGGCGTCGAGATCCGCTGGAAGTGCGATCCGTCGCTGCTGAAGGGCATCGAGGACGTCCAGGCCGAGGCGACGTTCCATTTCCCCGGCGGTCTGAAGGACTACCTGGCCGCAGCGATCCATGCCGACACGCTGGTCCATCCGGATATCTTCGCCGGCAAGTCGGGCCGCACCGGTGGCCATGGCGGCTGCGAATGGGCGGTCGCCTGGACCGCCGATGCCGACGGCTTCCTGTCCTCCTACTGCAACACGATTCCGACGCCGGACGGCGGCACGCACGAATCCGGCATCCGCAGCGCGCTTCTGCGCGGCCTGAAGGACCACGCCGAGCGCGTCGGCCAGGGCAAGCGATCGGCCAACATCACCTCCGAGGACATCATGGCGGGCGCCGCCATCATGCTCTCGGTGTTCGTGCGCGAGCCGGAATTCCAGGGCCAGACCAAGGACCGCCTCGCCACGGCAGAGGCCCAGCGCATCGTCGAGCAGGCCGTCAAGGACCCGTTCGACCACTGGCTGTCCGGCAATCCGGTGCAGGCCAACCGGCTGCTCGATTTCGTCATCGAGCGCGCCGAGGAACGCATCCGCCGCCGGCAGGAGAAGGAGACGGCGCGCAAGACCGCGACCAAGAAGCTGCGCCTGCCCGGCAAGCTAGCCGACTGCACCGACGCCGGCACCGAAGGCTCCGAGCTGTTCATCGTCGAGGGCGATTCGGCCGGCGGCAGCGCCAAGCAGGCGCGCGACCGCAAGAAGCAGGCGGTGCTGCCGCTGCGCGGCAAGATCCTCAACGTCGCCTCCGCCGGCAAGGACAAGCTGACCGCCAACGCCCAGCTCGCCGATCTCGTGATGGCGATCGGCGCCGGCACCGGCACGTCGTATCGCGAGGAGGATCTGCGCTACCAGCGCATCATCATCATGACCGATGCCGACGTCGACGGCGCCCACATCGCCTCGCTGCTGATTACCTTCTTCTACCGGCAGATGCGGCCGCTGATCGACGAGGGGCATCTCTACCTCGCCGTGCCGCCGCTCTACCGGCTCACCCATGGCAGCAAGACGTTCTACGCGCGCGACGATGCCCATCGGGACGAGCTCCTGAAGCGCGAGTTCAATGCCAACGCCAAGGTCGAGATCGGCCGCTTCAAAGGTCTCGGCGAGATGATGCCGGCCCAGCTCAAGGAAACCACCATGGATCCGGCCAAGCGCACCCTGCTGCGCGTGGTTCTGCTGGCCGAGGATCGCGACGGCACCGCCGACTCGGTCGAGCGGCTGATGGGGACCAAGGCAGAGGCCCGCTTCGCCTTCATTTCGGAAAAGGCCGAATTCGCCAGCGACGAGCTGCTCGACGTCTAG